The sequence below is a genomic window from Humulus lupulus chromosome 3, drHumLupu1.1, whole genome shotgun sequence.
ccacttttttttttcttaatatgccaaatactgtaaaaatatttatatttttttataaaaggtcataaaaaacaaatttttataaaaaaaattgtagtaTCTCTAAACTTatattacaacaaaaaaaaaaaaattattaccattcatttttctcaaaccaactttaaaatatatatatatatatatatatatatatgtaccatAAGTAGTGGAATGAACTCGGACGTAAAAATCTTGGCCCGAATTAGAATAAGTCCTGGCGTCCACCAAATCACCATGCCATGTTAGGCACCCAATGGGACCCTCACTCACAGTTGCACTAGAGTAAGCCGTACACGTGCAATTCCTTCGGCACTCTTCTTCACACGATTTCAAACTTATATTCATATTTACACGTGTCTTCGACGTGTCAGGTATCTTCACACCTCCAAACTTCACAAACCCTTCCCCGTCCCCACATGTGCGGTTTAGCCCTTGCTTTCGCACACATCCGCCTGACCCATCTCTCAGTAACCAGTCATTCGGTGACTTTGGGTCAAACCCGGGTAGGCACGTGCACTCATACCCATCGTTGTTGACGGGGTCGCATAACCCGTTCGGTCCACAGAACTCGTACATATCACACCTCTCTGTTGGTGCTGTATAAAACTTAAGCCATCGTTTGTCTTGCTCTATCCATGTGGATCTGTAAAGGGTTCCTAATTCATCTACCGCAAGCCTCGTGAGAATCGAGTCATTGTGAAGATGGTATACGTACAAGATTTCATCCTGATTGTGCACGAAGGTGACATTGAATATGAACCTTCTTGTCATTTGGGGTACACCGCTCCACCGATTGCCAGCCCAAGATCCAGCCCGCCAACGTGGACTCCTACGACCCTCGCCTAAGAAAAGTTGCGGATACCCATTCCGATCGAACCAAAATGAGTAATTTCCGGTTCCCGGGTCGTCCATCGACTTCCAAGAGGTGAGAATACTGTTTAGCCCGGTGACTCGGTTCCATCCGAATATCATGGAAGGGAGTATGGTATCTGTTGGGTGATCAAAGCTCTGCCATAAAACATTCTCTGCAGCATTATTACCAAGTAGAACGAGATTTCCCACGTCGAAAAGCTTAGCCATGGAGTTATTTGCTATAGGGATCGAAACATTTGTTGACCATAAAGAAAAGCTAATTCGGTTTTTACCAAAGAGAAGAAGGCCTTCATGACTATCGATGGCCAAAACTCCAGAGGTATCATTTAGAGGATTGTCTCTATTAGCTACCCAAACAATTGTTTGTTCCGGAATTTGGTAATACCATATACCGACATAGCGGTTGTGGGAGTTTTTCGGGCTAAAAAAGCCGAGTGCAAATTTATTTCGAGTAGAGATTAAAACGTCACCGTCTTTAAGAGGTTGATTTGGGGTAATGGTGTTGAGGGAAAGGCAAGAAGAGAAGGGTAGGAGAATTACAAGTATAGTGAGGCATGAAGGCTTAAAAAAATACATAGTATGTGTATAGGTACTTACGCATTATTAACTAGGTTAGCCAGCAATTATTGTAAAGCTCAGGCTAAAGAAAGAGAACTTCTCTTAATTAAAATGTCGATGGAATAGGGAGATATGTAAGCTGTAGTTGGTTCAGTTGACTTGACGATCGAGGATCTACATCCATTAAAACCAAACCCACTTGCTTATCTTAATTTGACTAAGCTTTAAATAATTTTGGTTTCACCATCAGTTGGAATAttctaattatttttcttttcttgtaTTACATGCGTCTCGTTTTTATCTTAACAATGGTAGAAGATTTGTTTTTTCCTGCATCCCTTAACTTCATATCTTTTGTTTTGATCATATGACAATTAAGTTACTACTTATTCGTGGTACAGGCTCCGATTTATTACCTCAAAACTTTAAAATTGGTATGATGTGATTTGATAGAAaaatcgatatatatatatattattagctTTTGTTTATTATTACGTAATAGAAACGCTTTGATTTTGTATTAGAATAGAAATTGTTGTCGCGTGAGTTTTAGGACTTAGGACCACATCGATGAAtggataaaaaaaattcaaaggaacTCGGCCAGATTAAGGATAGGATATCAGACGTGTTATGTACCACTGCCACACACCAAAGGAAGAAATGACAATGGAACCATTTTTCAATGGACAATGAAGAAAAAATATACATGCAAAGAACCTAGCTGATATTAAATTTAACCAATCATCAAGTAAACGCTAAGAAATATATTTTACCGAGGAAACCACTATTTCTGAAAAGGAAACCCAAGTGCAACGTCGTAATGGGAGGATTGTaagacaacctgttcgctacgaacatAAGACACATGTCCTTATTTCTGATAtagacaaggacgatccattatTATTCAAAGAGGAGATAGATGATCCTGAAAATGAGAAATTGTAAGAAGCCAAAAAGTCAGGCCCATTGGGtgtaaatggatatacaagaagaaaagaggtgtagatagGAAAGttgagactttcaaagcaaggctagtagccaaaggttacactaagAGAAaatgtgttgattatgaagaaatattttcttttgtggCCATGCTGAAATCTAtttgcatactcttatccatagctgccacgtATGATTATGAGAACAAGCCAGGCCCTGGGCACAGGCGGGCCAGGCCTATGCCTAGGGCCCCCGCATAATGTCATTTTTTACATACACAAAGgctccaaaaatttgaa
It includes:
- the LOC133822575 gene encoding G-type lectin S-receptor-like serine/threonine-protein kinase RKS1 codes for the protein MYFFKPSCLTILVILLPFSSCLSLNTITPNQPLKDGDVLISTRNKFALGFFSPKNSHNRYVGIWYYQIPEQTIVWVANRDNPLNDTSGVLAIDSHEGLLLFGKNRISFSLWSTNVSIPIANNSMAKLFDVGNLVLLGNNAAENVLWQSFDHPTDTILPSMIFGWNRVTGLNSILTSWKSMDDPGTGNYSFWFDRNGYPQLFLGEGRRSPRWRAGSWAGNRWSGVPQMTRRFIFNVTFVHNQDEILYVYHLHNDSILTRLAVDELGTLYRSTWIEQDKRWLKFYTAPTERCDMYEFCGPNGLCDPVNNDGYECTCLPGFDPKSPNDWLLRDGSGGCVRKQGLNRTCGDGEGFVKFGGVKIPDTSKTRVNMNISLKSCEEECRRNCTCTAYSSATVSEGPIGCLTWHGDLVDARTYSNSGQDFYVRVHSTTYAQYLKKSKNSPISKVGKLGIALSSFVVLIFFLFFIYWWRERIRKVKQRWSKNINTRPSIYFNDISEKIEFEECTNSELLLFDLNTIAAATDNFSIDNKLGQGGFGSVYKGMLSDGKEIAVKRLSKNSGQGIEEFKNEVLLISKLQHRNLVRVLGCCIQGVEKMLIYEYLPNKSLDVFIFDKEKRTLLDWRKCFDIICGVARGMLYLHHDSRLIIIHRDLKAANVLLDANLNPKISDFGMARIFGGDEIEVNTNRVVGTYGYMSPEYAMEGRFSIKSDVYSFGVMVLEIITSKKNTGYYHNNLNSNLIGHVWDLWKEGKVMEIIDSSIDENFGGVALRCITIGLLCVQENPFHRPTMSEVVLMLSNEAALPNPKQPAFLYGDPLTSEELNSVNNVTCTVVEAR